A genome region from Bifidobacterium coryneforme includes the following:
- the pta gene encoding phosphate acetyltransferase, with amino-acid sequence MNGRGTVRPTSITIISPEAANGRNVVAYGLTKALSARMKTAILRPVACHKEMLTNTLIAASSAQDLTAADSRGTCPCKATQDTVQTRADALVARDRVIAQTDPDMLLVVGSDHSKVFDPEIMELNSDIAADLRSPVLLVVCTIGREPGQVLKTVQACRKTVEASGTTLAGVFISGCEEEQKEPLQEAFRDYDRPIWTVSKREFDTAPEAEQVREEAYSAFSSDVNIDQVLKAVEESNPQVTTPVAFQNDLLARAKADKKTIVLPEGGEDRIIKAADYLLARDIVDLIIVGEEDAILARGKELGLTSLDKATFQAMDDESVLEPMTDKLCELRAKKGMTHDQARQQLADASYFGTMLVIMGRADGLVSGSINSTANTVRPALQVIKTKPDATLVSGAFLMCFRDHVAVFADCAINLNPNAEQLADIAIQSAQTAKSFGIEPKVGMLSYSTLGSGKGPDVDLVEEATRLAKEKAPDLPIVGSIQFDAAWSPSVAATKAQGDPVAGQVNVFVFPNLCAGNIGYKAVQRTSGALAIGPVLQGLNRPVNDLSRGALVADIINTVALTAVEAQQE; translated from the coding sequence ATGAACGGGAGAGGCACAGTGAGACCTACAAGCATCACCATCATCAGCCCGGAGGCGGCAAACGGCCGTAACGTCGTGGCCTACGGTCTGACAAAGGCCCTTTCAGCCCGGATGAAGACGGCCATCCTGCGTCCGGTGGCCTGCCACAAGGAGATGCTGACCAACACCCTCATCGCAGCCAGCAGTGCTCAGGACCTGACCGCAGCGGACAGTCGAGGAACATGCCCCTGCAAGGCCACACAGGACACGGTCCAGACCCGCGCAGATGCCCTGGTGGCCCGCGACCGGGTCATTGCGCAGACCGACCCCGATATGCTTCTGGTAGTAGGCAGCGACCATTCCAAAGTATTTGACCCTGAGATCATGGAGCTGAATTCCGACATCGCCGCAGACCTCCGCTCCCCCGTCCTTCTGGTGGTCTGCACCATCGGACGCGAACCCGGGCAGGTTCTGAAGACCGTTCAGGCCTGCCGCAAGACCGTCGAAGCCAGTGGCACCACCCTGGCCGGGGTATTCATCTCAGGGTGCGAGGAAGAGCAGAAAGAACCCCTGCAAGAAGCCTTCAGGGATTATGATCGCCCGATCTGGACCGTCTCCAAGAGGGAATTCGACACTGCCCCGGAAGCTGAGCAGGTACGCGAAGAGGCCTACAGCGCATTCAGCAGCGATGTCAACATCGACCAGGTGCTCAAGGCCGTTGAGGAGTCTAATCCTCAAGTTACCACCCCTGTAGCCTTCCAGAACGACCTCCTGGCCAGAGCCAAGGCAGACAAGAAGACCATTGTGCTGCCTGAGGGAGGCGAGGACCGCATCATCAAGGCCGCCGACTACCTGCTGGCCCGCGACATCGTCGATCTGATCATCGTCGGCGAAGAGGATGCCATCCTGGCACGCGGCAAGGAGTTGGGGCTGACCAGTCTTGACAAGGCCACCTTCCAGGCCATGGACGACGAGAGTGTCCTGGAACCCATGACCGATAAACTCTGTGAACTCAGAGCCAAGAAGGGAATGACCCACGACCAGGCACGTCAGCAGCTGGCCGATGCCTCCTACTTCGGTACCATGCTGGTCATCATGGGCAGGGCCGATGGTCTGGTCTCCGGTTCCATCAACTCCACAGCCAATACAGTCCGTCCCGCCCTCCAGGTCATCAAGACCAAACCTGATGCCACCCTCGTCTCCGGGGCCTTCCTCATGTGCTTCCGAGACCATGTGGCCGTCTTCGCCGACTGTGCAATCAACCTGAACCCCAACGCCGAGCAGCTGGCCGATATCGCCATCCAATCGGCCCAGACCGCGAAGTCGTTTGGCATCGAGCCCAAGGTCGGTATGCTCTCATATTCCACACTGGGCTCCGGTAAGGGTCCCGATGTGGATCTGGTCGAGGAGGCCACCCGTTTGGCCAAGGAGAAGGCCCCTGACCTGCCCATCGTCGGGTCAATCCAGTTCGACGCGGCCTGGTCCCCCAGCGTGGCCGCCACCAAGGCCCAGGGCGACCCCGTCGCCGGCCAGGTCAACGTCTTCGTCTTCCCCAACCTCTGTGCAGGAAACATCGGTTACAAGGCCGTCCAGCGCACCTCGGGTGCCCTGGCCATCGGCCCTGTCCTGCAGGGTCTGAACCGACCGGTGAACGACCTCTCCCGTGGTGCTTTGGTGGCCGACATCATCAATACCGTGGCCCTGACCGCCGTCGAAGCCCAGCAGGAATGA
- a CDS encoding acetate/propionate family kinase — translation MAKTVLVINSGSSSIKYQLVDLETSQALASGLVEKIGEPVDGHYKHEYQGQKHELEEPIHNHETGLKRVLDFFKEYGPNLDEAGIIAVGHRVVQGGSLFPKPALLTEKTLSQVKDLAVLAPLHNGPEAEGAEVMSKLMPDTPQVFVFDSSFFFDLPKQASTYALNKEIAERYQIRRYGAHGTSHQYVGQLVPDLIGKPAEGLRQIVLHIGNGASASAQVSGKPIETSMGLTPLEGLVMGGRTGDIDPAVVFHLIRNAHMSVDELDTLFNKRSGMTGMTGFGDMREIHRLIAEGDKDAKLALDIYVHRIVGYIGNYTAQMGGLDAITFTAGVGENDEIVRRRVIQQLAPFGIKLDEAKNDVRSKERRIISTPDSSVKVCIVPTNEELSIARQAEVVANEGDSYGNKFQA, via the coding sequence ATGGCGAAAACCGTCCTAGTCATCAATTCGGGTTCCAGCTCGATCAAGTATCAGCTGGTGGATCTGGAGACCAGCCAGGCCCTGGCCTCCGGCCTGGTCGAGAAGATCGGCGAACCCGTTGACGGACATTACAAGCATGAGTATCAGGGTCAGAAGCATGAGCTGGAAGAGCCCATCCACAACCACGAGACCGGCCTGAAGCGTGTTCTGGACTTCTTCAAAGAGTATGGCCCGAATCTGGACGAAGCCGGAATCATCGCTGTCGGTCACAGGGTGGTCCAGGGCGGCTCCCTCTTCCCCAAGCCTGCACTGCTGACAGAAAAGACCCTGAGCCAGGTCAAGGATCTGGCGGTTCTTGCTCCCCTCCACAACGGTCCCGAGGCCGAGGGGGCCGAAGTCATGAGCAAGCTCATGCCCGATACTCCGCAGGTCTTCGTCTTCGATTCCTCCTTCTTCTTCGATCTGCCCAAGCAAGCCTCCACGTACGCACTGAACAAGGAGATTGCCGAGCGGTATCAGATCCGTCGCTACGGTGCCCACGGCACCAGCCATCAGTATGTGGGTCAGCTGGTCCCCGACCTGATCGGCAAGCCCGCCGAAGGTCTGCGCCAGATTGTGCTGCACATCGGTAACGGGGCTTCAGCCTCTGCACAGGTCTCCGGCAAGCCGATTGAGACCTCCATGGGCCTGACCCCCCTGGAAGGTCTGGTCATGGGCGGCCGTACCGGCGACATCGACCCCGCCGTGGTCTTCCACCTGATTCGCAACGCCCACATGAGCGTCGACGAACTGGACACCCTCTTCAACAAGCGTTCCGGCATGACCGGCATGACCGGCTTCGGTGACATGCGTGAGATTCACCGTCTGATCGCCGAGGGCGACAAGGATGCCAAGCTGGCACTCGACATCTATGTTCACCGCATCGTCGGCTACATCGGAAACTACACCGCTCAGATGGGCGGCCTGGATGCCATCACCTTTACCGCTGGTGTCGGTGAGAACGATGAAATCGTCCGCAGACGCGTCATCCAGCAGCTCGCTCCCTTCGGCATCAAGCTGGATGAGGCCAAGAACGATGTGCGGTCCAAGGAACGCAGAATCATCTCGACCCCCGACAGTTCGGTCAAGGTCTGCATCGTCCCCACCAACGAAGAGCTCTCCATCGCCCGTCAGGCAGAGGTCGTCGCCAACGAGGGTGATTCCTACGGCAACAAGTTCCAGGCCTGA
- a CDS encoding UvrD-helicase domain-containing protein gives MSEEPDMIQRSAGDLLNGLNDRQAEAVQYRGPALLIGAGAGSGKTRVLTRRIAWILSQFGAWPSQVLAITFTNKAAAEMRERLGGLIGPVAERMWVSTFHSACVRILRRDGNAIGLRSGFSIYDTADCERLIKLIGQDLNIDLKRYTPRNILSHISDYKNNLQGWQTRLAEYAPDYKPGEKGQQIVARFGNEEELYSVVYAEYQHRLAMANAVDFDDLIVRTVELLQKAPMVAQYYHRRFRYILVDEYQDTNHAQYVLMRELAGVGQGRETHEDVQHMNGFGAPGAPGANAAAIPLGAGSEGPAWITVVGDSDQSIYAFRGADISNIRDFEKDFPGARTILLEQNYRSTQTILDAANAIIVKNEGRKPKKLWTALGKGEPIVGYAADNAQQEAAWIATEIARLRNEEGIHYSDMAIMYRANAQSRALEEALINAGLPYQLVGGTKFYERREIKDALAYLHAIANPEDDVNMRRILNVPKRGLGARAEAAAATYADLHGTSFWTGVERLDEVEGISTLTSKRMATFRDLIRSLTAFAAEHDSKPSEIVAEVLDESGLLDELNKSTDPQDASRVENLSQLQSVAAEFEQKTPDASLAGFLETTALVADSDQLPGIGDDSGKVTLMTLHTAKGLEYPVVFLTGMEQGTFPHSRSLEDATELQEERRLAYVGVTRAKQRLYLTRSAVRAQWGQSNEMLPSQFLDDIPESLLDWKRKEAGFERMHSGWGFGDDDDEFGGFEDEGDGASFGGRAFGGSGTESRSGSSWSRGSSRSGGSSRSSYGSRGYGSQRGGGSWSSGSRRNGRITTRRSGQGSGLKSKPAAAPAEPRSNGLSIQDFSIGDRVAHDQYGLGKVVDVQDKGHNSVLTVDFGSEGTKRLMLRLAPIEKL, from the coding sequence GTGAGCGAAGAACCGGACATGATCCAGCGCAGTGCAGGGGACCTGCTCAACGGCCTTAACGACAGGCAGGCGGAGGCTGTCCAGTATCGGGGACCCGCCCTGCTGATCGGAGCAGGTGCAGGCTCGGGCAAGACCCGCGTGCTGACCCGCCGAATCGCTTGGATACTCAGTCAGTTCGGTGCCTGGCCCAGCCAGGTCCTGGCCATCACCTTCACCAACAAGGCCGCCGCGGAGATGCGGGAGCGTCTGGGTGGGCTCATTGGCCCTGTTGCTGAGCGCATGTGGGTCTCCACCTTCCATTCGGCATGTGTCAGAATCCTCAGACGCGACGGGAATGCCATCGGTCTGCGTTCCGGGTTCTCCATCTATGACACTGCTGATTGCGAGCGGCTCATCAAGCTGATCGGGCAGGACCTGAATATTGACCTGAAACGGTATACCCCCAGGAACATCCTTTCCCACATCTCCGATTACAAGAACAACCTCCAGGGTTGGCAGACCCGGCTGGCAGAGTACGCTCCCGATTACAAACCCGGCGAAAAGGGACAGCAGATCGTTGCTCGGTTCGGCAATGAGGAGGAGCTCTATTCGGTCGTCTATGCCGAGTACCAACACCGGTTGGCCATGGCCAATGCCGTGGACTTTGACGACCTGATAGTCCGAACCGTGGAACTCCTGCAGAAGGCACCCATGGTGGCCCAGTACTACCATCGTCGCTTCCGATATATCCTGGTCGATGAGTACCAGGACACCAACCACGCCCAATATGTGCTCATGCGAGAACTGGCTGGGGTAGGTCAGGGGCGGGAAACCCATGAAGATGTACAGCACATGAATGGGTTCGGTGCTCCTGGGGCCCCTGGAGCGAACGCGGCCGCCATCCCGCTAGGAGCGGGGAGTGAGGGTCCCGCCTGGATTACCGTGGTCGGTGATTCCGATCAGTCCATCTATGCCTTCCGAGGTGCGGATATCAGCAATATCCGCGATTTCGAGAAGGACTTCCCCGGAGCCAGGACCATCCTTCTGGAGCAGAACTATCGGTCCACGCAGACCATTCTGGACGCAGCCAATGCCATCATCGTCAAAAACGAGGGCAGGAAGCCAAAGAAACTCTGGACAGCACTGGGCAAAGGGGAACCGATTGTCGGCTACGCGGCCGACAATGCCCAGCAGGAGGCCGCCTGGATTGCGACCGAAATCGCCCGTCTCCGCAATGAGGAAGGCATACACTACTCCGACATGGCCATCATGTACCGGGCCAACGCCCAGTCGCGGGCACTTGAGGAGGCCCTGATCAATGCTGGATTGCCCTACCAGCTGGTCGGTGGGACGAAGTTCTATGAACGCCGGGAGATCAAGGATGCGCTTGCCTACCTGCATGCCATAGCCAATCCCGAAGATGATGTGAATATGAGGCGCATACTGAATGTGCCCAAACGCGGCCTGGGTGCAAGGGCTGAGGCGGCGGCTGCCACCTATGCCGACCTTCATGGCACGAGTTTCTGGACCGGGGTGGAGCGCCTGGACGAGGTGGAGGGTATCTCCACGCTTACCTCCAAGCGGATGGCCACCTTCCGAGATCTCATCAGGTCCCTGACCGCCTTTGCCGCCGAGCATGACTCCAAACCCTCGGAGATTGTGGCGGAGGTACTTGATGAGTCGGGGTTGCTGGACGAGCTGAACAAGTCGACCGATCCACAGGATGCCTCCCGGGTCGAGAACCTGTCGCAGTTGCAGTCCGTGGCAGCGGAATTCGAGCAGAAGACCCCGGATGCCTCCCTGGCCGGGTTCCTGGAGACCACCGCCCTGGTTGCCGATTCCGATCAGCTGCCAGGTATCGGTGACGATTCAGGGAAGGTGACCCTGATGACGCTCCATACGGCCAAGGGACTTGAATATCCAGTCGTCTTCCTCACTGGCATGGAGCAGGGCACATTTCCCCATTCCCGAAGCCTGGAGGATGCAACCGAACTGCAGGAGGAGCGACGTCTGGCTTATGTCGGTGTCACCCGAGCCAAACAACGGCTCTACCTGACCAGATCCGCCGTCCGTGCCCAGTGGGGGCAGTCCAACGAGATGCTGCCCAGCCAGTTCCTCGATGATATTCCCGAAAGCCTCCTTGATTGGAAGCGTAAGGAGGCGGGCTTCGAACGCATGCACTCAGGCTGGGGCTTTGGCGATGATGACGATGAGTTCGGCGGGTTCGAAGACGAAGGTGACGGAGCCTCCTTCGGCGGCAGGGCCTTCGGTGGAAGCGGTACCGAATCGCGATCGGGATCCTCCTGGTCACGTGGGTCCAGTCGCTCGGGCGGTTCCTCACGCAGTTCATACGGGTCCAGAGGGTACGGTTCTCAGCGGGGTGGTGGATCGTGGTCTTCCGGTTCAAGGCGGAATGGAAGGATCACCACCAGGCGCAGCGGTCAGGGTTCGGGATTGAAATCCAAGCCAGCCGCAGCGCCCGCCGAGCCCAGATCGAACGGGCTGTCCATTCAGGACTTCTCTATCGGCGACAGGGTGGCCCATGATCAGTATGGGCTGGGCAAGGTGGTTGATGTCCAGGATAAGGGACACAACTCGGTACTGACCGTGGACTTCGGCTCCGAGGGAACCAAACGGCTGATGCTACGCCTGGCCCCCATCGAGAAGCTCTGA
- the guaA gene encoding glutamine-hydrolyzing GMP synthase: MAQGPVLVVDFGAQYAQLIARRVREAGVYSELVPHSMSVDQMLNKDPQAIILSGGPASVYVDGAPTIDKRIFEAGVPVLGICYGFQVMAHELGGRVDKAALGEYGKTEAAIDASKGILQDSPASQDVWMSHGVAVIQAPEGFEVLAHTEGAPVAAMQDPDRGLYGVQWHPEVTNTPLGQDLIEHFLHDCAGLPSNWNASNIIEDQVQAIRCEVGLHQVICGLSGGVDSAVAAALVHKAVGDQLTCVFVDHGLLRKGEVEQVKHDFVKATGIKLIAVDASDDFLAALKGVSEPERKRKIIGEKFIRTFEKAARQVVEQAGQKGKEVRFLVQGTLYPDVVESGGGDGASNIKSHHNVGGLPDDLNFTLVEPLRALFKDEVRAIGTELGLPDEIVWRQPFPGPGLGIRIIGDITRERLDLLRDADAIAREEMTKAGLDRDIWQCPVVLLADVHSVGVQGDERTYGSPIVLRPVSSEDAMTADWSRLPYDVLATISTRITNECTGINRVVLDVTSKPPATIEWE; the protein is encoded by the coding sequence ATGGCACAGGGTCCCGTCCTGGTGGTCGATTTCGGCGCACAGTATGCACAGCTTATTGCCAGGCGCGTCAGGGAGGCGGGCGTCTATTCGGAGCTGGTTCCGCATTCCATGTCAGTGGATCAGATGCTGAACAAGGACCCCCAGGCCATCATCCTCTCGGGCGGACCTGCCTCTGTGTATGTGGACGGCGCCCCCACCATCGATAAGCGCATCTTCGAAGCGGGCGTACCTGTGTTGGGTATCTGCTACGGCTTCCAGGTCATGGCTCATGAACTTGGCGGGCGGGTCGACAAGGCGGCCCTGGGTGAGTATGGCAAGACGGAAGCTGCGATTGATGCCTCCAAGGGAATTCTCCAGGATTCCCCGGCAAGTCAGGATGTCTGGATGAGCCATGGTGTGGCTGTCATCCAGGCCCCTGAGGGCTTCGAGGTTCTGGCCCATACCGAGGGGGCCCCGGTCGCGGCCATGCAGGATCCGGACAGGGGACTCTATGGGGTTCAGTGGCACCCCGAGGTCACCAACACTCCTTTGGGGCAGGACCTCATCGAACACTTCCTTCATGACTGTGCCGGTCTGCCCTCCAACTGGAACGCCTCAAATATCATCGAGGATCAGGTTCAGGCGATCCGCTGCGAGGTAGGTCTTCACCAGGTCATCTGCGGACTCTCGGGCGGTGTGGACTCGGCCGTTGCGGCCGCCCTGGTCCATAAGGCGGTAGGGGATCAGCTTACCTGCGTCTTTGTTGACCATGGCCTCCTGCGTAAGGGTGAGGTGGAGCAGGTCAAGCATGATTTCGTCAAGGCCACCGGCATCAAGCTGATTGCCGTGGACGCTTCAGATGACTTCCTCGCCGCCTTGAAAGGCGTTTCCGAGCCTGAGCGCAAGCGGAAGATCATCGGCGAGAAGTTCATCCGTACCTTCGAGAAGGCTGCAAGACAGGTTGTCGAGCAGGCCGGGCAGAAAGGGAAGGAGGTCCGCTTCCTGGTCCAGGGAACCCTCTACCCGGATGTGGTGGAGTCCGGTGGCGGGGATGGCGCCTCCAACATCAAGTCGCACCATAATGTGGGTGGTCTTCCTGATGATTTGAACTTCACCCTTGTGGAACCTCTGCGTGCCCTATTCAAGGATGAGGTACGGGCCATCGGCACCGAGCTGGGGCTGCCTGACGAAATCGTCTGGCGTCAGCCCTTCCCCGGTCCCGGCCTGGGCATCCGCATCATCGGTGACATCACCCGGGAGCGGCTTGACCTCTTGAGGGATGCTGATGCCATCGCCCGCGAGGAAATGACCAAGGCCGGCCTGGACAGGGACATATGGCAGTGCCCGGTGGTCCTTCTGGCCGATGTCCACTCCGTCGGTGTCCAGGGAGATGAACGCACGTACGGTTCACCCATCGTTCTGCGCCCCGTCAGTTCGGAAGATGCCATGACGGCCGATTGGTCCAGGCTTCCCTACGATGTGCTGGCCACCATCTCCACGCGAATCACCAACGAGTGCACTGGCATCAACCGTGTGGTTTTGGATGTCACCTCCAAGCCGCCGGCAACCATCGAGTGGGAGTGA
- a CDS encoding xanthine phosphoribosyltransferase: MKELEERIRRQGTVKPGNVLKVDAFLNHQCDVSLFDQMGAEWARLFKDRQVDKIVTIEASGIGIACLAARHFGNVPVVFAKKTQSINLDGDQYMAEIYSFTKQKVYPVIVAKRFLTKGEHVLLIDDFLAKGNALHGLIDICHDAEVIIEGIGIAVEKGFQEGGKGLRREGYNLKSLAIVESMDADTGTVTFAPNED, from the coding sequence ATGAAGGAACTTGAGGAGAGAATCCGACGCCAGGGAACGGTCAAGCCCGGCAATGTACTTAAGGTGGATGCCTTCCTCAATCACCAATGCGACGTATCCCTCTTCGATCAGATGGGCGCCGAATGGGCCCGGCTTTTCAAAGACCGCCAAGTGGACAAGATTGTGACCATCGAAGCCTCAGGCATCGGCATCGCCTGCCTGGCCGCCAGGCACTTCGGCAACGTACCGGTCGTCTTTGCCAAGAAAACCCAATCCATCAACCTGGATGGAGACCAGTACATGGCCGAGATTTACTCCTTCACCAAGCAGAAGGTCTACCCCGTCATCGTTGCCAAGCGTTTCTTGACCAAGGGCGAGCACGTGCTGCTGATCGATGATTTCCTGGCCAAGGGGAACGCCCTGCACGGCCTGATCGACATCTGCCATGATGCCGAGGTAATCATCGAAGGCATCGGCATCGCCGTTGAAAAAGGCTTCCAGGAGGGCGGCAAGGGCCTTCGACGGGAGGGATACAACCTCAAGTCGCTGGCCATTGTCGAGAGCATGGATGCGGATACCGGAACCGTCACCTTCGCTCCCAACGAGGACTGA
- a CDS encoding phosphoketolase: MTNPVIGTPWAKLETPIAEETLEAVDKYWRAANYLSIGQIYLRSNPLMKEPFTREDVKHRLVGHWGTTPGLNFLLGHINRLIADHQQNTVIIMGPGHGGPAGTSQSYLDGTYNEYYPQITNDESGMQKFFRQFSYPGGIPSHFAPETPGSIHEGGELGYALSHAYGAIMNNPSLFVPCIVGDGEAETGPLATGWQSNKLVNPRTDGIVLPILHLNGYKIANPTILSRISDEELHEFFHGMGYEPFEFVAGFDDEDHISIHARFAELMETVFDKICDIKARAQTDDMTRPFYPMIIFRTPKGWTCPKFIDGKKTEGSWRSHQVPLASARDTEAHFQVLKDWLSSYNPSELFDEKGALRPEVTSFMPKGDLRIGENPNANGGRLLKPLELPDVHDYEIDVKKHGHGWGATEATRVLGYYTRDVMAKNPTDFRIFGPDETASNRLAAAFDVTNKQWDADYLSELTDEHMAHTGQIIEQLSEHQMEGFLEGYLLTGRHGIWSSYESFVHVVDSMINQHAKWLEATVREIPWRKPIAGMNLLVTSHVWRQDHNGFSHQDPGFVDILLNKNFNNDHVSNIYFPADANMLLNVGERCYKSTNCINAIFAGKQPAATYQTVDEAAAELEKGAARWDWASNAKDAEDADVVIATAGDVPTQEALAADDMLQKLGLKVQFVNVVDLLKIQDVEENDQALSDEEFTELFSKDKPVLFAFHAYPGSIYRLIHGRPNHDSFKVHGYEEQGSTTTPFDMVRVNNMDRWCLAASALQMVDAQKYADQIDKWTKFRDEAFQFAVDKGYDHPDYTDWVWPDANRAGQETISATAATAGDNE; the protein is encoded by the coding sequence ATGACGAATCCTGTTATTGGCACCCCCTGGGCGAAGCTGGAAACCCCCATCGCCGAGGAGACCCTCGAGGCCGTCGATAAGTATTGGCGCGCCGCCAATTACCTTTCCATCGGACAGATCTATCTTCGCAGCAACCCCCTGATGAAGGAACCCTTCACCCGGGAGGATGTCAAGCACCGTCTGGTAGGCCACTGGGGCACCACCCCCGGCCTGAACTTCCTGCTGGGCCATATCAACCGACTGATTGCGGACCATCAGCAGAACACCGTGATCATCATGGGACCGGGCCACGGCGGCCCCGCCGGTACCTCCCAGTCCTACCTGGACGGTACCTACAACGAGTACTACCCCCAGATCACCAATGATGAGTCCGGGATGCAGAAGTTCTTCCGCCAGTTCTCCTACCCGGGCGGCATCCCCTCTCACTTCGCCCCGGAGACCCCCGGGTCCATCCACGAGGGCGGCGAGCTGGGCTATGCCCTCTCCCACGCCTATGGCGCCATCATGAACAACCCCAGCCTCTTCGTGCCCTGCATCGTCGGCGACGGCGAAGCTGAGACCGGCCCCCTGGCCACCGGCTGGCAGTCCAACAAGCTGGTCAACCCCCGCACCGACGGCATCGTCCTGCCGATCCTGCACCTGAACGGCTACAAGATCGCCAACCCGACCATCCTGTCGCGCATTTCCGACGAGGAACTCCATGAGTTCTTCCACGGTATGGGTTACGAGCCCTTCGAGTTCGTCGCCGGCTTCGACGATGAGGACCACATCTCCATCCACGCTCGGTTCGCCGAACTCATGGAGACCGTCTTCGACAAGATCTGCGACATCAAGGCTCGTGCACAGACCGACGATATGACTCGTCCCTTCTACCCGATGATCATCTTCCGCACGCCCAAGGGTTGGACCTGCCCCAAGTTCATCGATGGCAAGAAGACCGAGGGCTCCTGGCGTTCGCACCAGGTGCCGCTGGCTTCCGCACGCGACACCGAGGCTCACTTCCAGGTCCTCAAGGACTGGCTGTCCTCCTACAACCCCAGCGAGCTCTTCGACGAGAAGGGCGCTCTGCGGCCCGAGGTGACCAGCTTCATGCCCAAGGGCGACCTGCGTATCGGCGAGAACCCGAATGCCAACGGCGGACGTCTCCTGAAGCCGCTGGAGCTGCCTGACGTTCACGACTACGAGATCGACGTCAAGAAGCACGGTCATGGCTGGGGCGCCACCGAGGCCACCCGCGTCCTGGGTTACTACACCCGCGACGTCATGGCCAAGAACCCCACCGACTTCCGCATCTTCGGCCCCGACGAGACGGCTTCGAACCGTCTGGCCGCCGCCTTCGATGTGACCAACAAGCAGTGGGACGCCGACTACCTCTCCGAGCTGACCGACGAGCACATGGCCCACACCGGCCAGATCATCGAGCAGCTCTCCGAGCACCAGATGGAAGGCTTCCTGGAGGGTTACCTCCTGACCGGTCGTCACGGCATCTGGAGCTCCTATGAGTCCTTCGTGCACGTTGTCGATTCGATGATCAACCAGCACGCCAAGTGGCTGGAGGCAACGGTCCGCGAGATTCCGTGGCGCAAGCCCATCGCCGGCATGAACCTCCTGGTCACCTCGCATGTCTGGCGCCAGGACCACAACGGGTTCTCGCATCAGGATCCCGGCTTCGTCGACATCCTGCTGAACAAGAACTTCAACAACGACCACGTCAGCAACATCTACTTCCCCGCGGATGCCAACATGCTGCTGAACGTCGGTGAGCGTTGCTACAAGTCCACCAACTGCATCAACGCCATCTTCGCCGGCAAGCAGCCCGCAGCCACCTATCAGACTGTGGACGAAGCGGCAGCCGAGCTGGAGAAGGGCGCTGCACGTTGGGATTGGGCTTCCAACGCCAAGGACGCCGAGGATGCCGACGTCGTCATCGCCACCGCTGGTGACGTCCCCACCCAGGAGGCTCTGGCAGCCGATGACATGCTTCAGAAGCTGGGTCTGAAGGTCCAGTTCGTGAATGTTGTCGACCTGCTGAAGATCCAGGATGTCGAGGAGAACGACCAGGCCCTGTCCGATGAGGAGTTCACTGAGCTCTTCAGCAAGGACAAGCCCGTCCTCTTCGCCTTCCACGCCTATCCGGGCTCGATCTACCGACTGATCCACGGCCGTCCCAACCATGACAGCTTCAAGGTTCACGGTTACGAGGAGCAGGGTTCCACCACCACACCCTTCGATATGGTGCGCGTCAACAACATGGATCGTTGGTGCCTGGCGGCCTCCGCCCTGCAGATGGTGGACGCACAGAAGTACGCCGACCAGATCGACAAGTGGACCAAGTTCCGCGACGAGGCCTTCCAGTTCGCCGTGGACAAGGGTTACGACCACCCCGATTACACCGATTGGGTCTGGCCCGATGCCAACCGCGCCGGACAGGAGACCATCTCCGCAACCGCCGCGACCGCCGGAGACAACGAGTAA